A stretch of the Streptomyces sp. WMMB303 genome encodes the following:
- a CDS encoding TetR/AcrR family transcriptional regulator: MYTAGVDGENTADRLIGATQELLWERGYVGTSPRAIQRRAGAGQGSMYHHFGGKPDLARAAVHRSAEEVRTRAEADLSGAGGALERVRTYLTRERAVLRGCRIGGLAQDPDVVADPGLRVPVQETFDRLRVRLAEVLEEGRADGEFRPDLDPAGTAATAVAVVQGGFVLARSAGHPGPFHEAVDGLLRLLEAHTAEPDARS, from the coding sequence ATGTACACTGCGGGTGTGGACGGTGAGAACACGGCGGACAGGCTGATCGGGGCCACCCAGGAACTCCTGTGGGAGCGCGGATACGTGGGCACGAGCCCGCGCGCCATCCAGCGGCGTGCCGGAGCGGGACAGGGCAGCATGTACCACCACTTCGGCGGCAAGCCCGATCTGGCCCGGGCCGCGGTGCACAGGAGCGCGGAGGAGGTGCGGACCCGGGCCGAGGCGGACCTCTCCGGCGCGGGCGGCGCGCTGGAGCGAGTGCGTACCTACCTCACCCGCGAGCGCGCGGTGCTGCGCGGCTGCCGGATCGGCGGACTCGCCCAGGACCCGGACGTGGTCGCCGACCCCGGACTGCGGGTCCCGGTGCAGGAGACCTTCGACCGGCTCCGCGTACGCCTGGCGGAAGTGCTCGAAGAAGGCCGTGCCGACGGGGAGTTCCGGCCGGATCTCGACCCGGCGGGCACGGCGGCCACCGCCGTCGCCGTCGTCCAGGGAGGCTTTGTGCTCGCCCGTTCGGCAGGGCACCCCGGACCGTTCCACGAGGCTGTCGACGGTCTGCTGCGGCTCCTGGAGGCACACACCGCCGAGCCGGACGCCCGCTCGTGA
- a CDS encoding metallophosphoesterase: MFTFAQFSDIHLGQDRGDGGARARERTERVLACLSGVLDGLDAVLLTGDIADHGREDEYTLAAKLFADHGVQPLICPGNHDARGAYRAVLLHGEAADASPVDEVHRLPGATFLMCDSSVPGKGHGRLDDATLDWLDRELAGTPDVPAFVCFHHPPVPLYGQYVDPIRQFGEERLAEVVGRHGTVAGLLCGHSHTPAVTTFAGVPLVAAPGVVSTLKMPWEGEEGGPVDYTLPPVIAFHVLDDEGRLTTHFRVVP; encoded by the coding sequence ATGTTCACCTTCGCGCAGTTCAGCGACATCCATCTCGGCCAGGACCGGGGCGACGGCGGCGCACGCGCCCGCGAACGCACCGAGCGCGTGCTGGCCTGCCTCTCGGGGGTGCTCGACGGGCTCGACGCCGTCCTGCTCACGGGGGACATCGCCGACCACGGTCGGGAGGACGAGTACACGCTGGCGGCGAAGCTGTTCGCCGACCACGGCGTGCAGCCGCTGATCTGCCCCGGCAACCACGATGCGCGCGGCGCCTACCGCGCGGTGCTGCTGCACGGCGAAGCCGCCGACGCCTCGCCCGTCGACGAGGTGCACCGGCTGCCCGGAGCCACCTTTCTGATGTGCGACTCCAGCGTGCCCGGGAAGGGACACGGCCGCCTCGACGACGCCACGCTCGACTGGCTCGACCGGGAACTCGCCGGGACCCCGGACGTGCCCGCGTTCGTGTGCTTCCACCATCCGCCCGTACCGCTGTACGGCCAGTACGTCGATCCGATCCGGCAGTTCGGGGAGGAACGGCTGGCCGAGGTCGTCGGAAGGCACGGCACCGTGGCGGGGCTGCTGTGCGGGCACAGCCACACCCCGGCCGTGACCACCTTCGCGGGGGTGCCACTGGTCGCCGCACCCGGTGTGGTCTCCACGCTGAAGATGCCCTGGGAGGGCGAGGAGGGTGGGCCGGTCGACTACACGCTGCCCCCGGTGATCGCCTTCCACGTCCTCGACGACGAGGGCAGGCTGACCACTCACTTCCGGGTCGTGCCCTGA
- a CDS encoding acyl-CoA dehydrogenase family protein, whose amino-acid sequence MTVSEREAREVAEAAREKDWRKPSFAKELFLGRFRLDLIHPHPEPAAEDAARGEEFLARLREFATTKIDGALIERESRIPDEVLGGLKELGALGMKIGTEYGGLGLTQVYYNKALALVSSASPAVGALLSAHQSIGVPQPVKLFGNRQQKDAYLPRCARTDISAFLLTEPDVGSDPARLATTAVPDGDDYVLDGVKLWTTNGVVADLLVVMARVPEPDADDPRRAEGHRGGISAFVVEAGSEGITVENRNAFMGLRGIENGVTRFHRVRVPAANRIGPEGAGLKIALTTLNTGRLSLPATCAGSGKWCLKIAREWSRERVQWGRPVAEHEAVGSKISFIAATTFALEAVLDLSSQMADEDRNDIRIEAALAKLYGSEMAWRMADELVQIRGGRGYETAESLAARGERGVPAEQLLRDLRINRIFEGSTEIMHLLIAREAVDAHLSVAGDLIDPDKTLADKGRAAVGAGAFYAKWLPGLVAGPGRMPGAYGEFAVLAGHLRYVERAARKLARCTFYAMSRWQGRMETKQGFLGRVVDIGAELFAMSAACVRAEKLRRDGTDGQAAHQLADAFCRQSRLRVEELFGRLWNNTDDLDGTVVRQVLDGAYAWLEEGVVDASTEGPWIADAAPGPAEKENVHRRVP is encoded by the coding sequence ATGACCGTCTCCGAGCGTGAAGCACGCGAAGTCGCCGAGGCAGCCCGGGAGAAGGACTGGCGCAAGCCCAGCTTCGCCAAGGAGTTGTTCCTCGGCCGCTTCCGCCTCGACCTCATCCACCCGCACCCGGAACCGGCGGCCGAGGACGCCGCAAGGGGTGAGGAATTCCTGGCACGGCTGCGCGAGTTCGCCACCACGAAGATCGACGGGGCGCTGATCGAGCGCGAGTCCCGGATCCCGGACGAGGTGCTCGGCGGACTCAAGGAACTCGGTGCGCTCGGCATGAAGATCGGCACCGAGTACGGGGGCCTGGGACTCACCCAGGTGTACTACAACAAGGCGCTCGCGCTGGTCAGCTCCGCCAGTCCCGCGGTCGGGGCCCTGCTCTCCGCGCACCAGTCCATCGGCGTGCCGCAGCCGGTCAAGCTGTTCGGCAACCGGCAGCAGAAGGACGCCTACCTGCCGCGCTGCGCGCGCACCGACATCTCCGCCTTCCTGCTGACCGAGCCCGACGTGGGCTCCGACCCGGCCCGGCTGGCGACGACGGCCGTCCCGGACGGGGACGACTACGTCCTCGACGGCGTGAAGCTGTGGACGACCAACGGGGTGGTCGCCGACCTGCTGGTGGTCATGGCCCGGGTCCCCGAACCGGACGCCGACGATCCGCGGCGCGCCGAAGGACACCGGGGCGGCATCTCGGCCTTCGTCGTCGAGGCCGGCTCCGAGGGCATCACCGTGGAGAACCGCAACGCCTTCATGGGGCTGCGCGGCATCGAGAACGGCGTCACCCGCTTTCATCGGGTGCGGGTGCCGGCCGCCAACCGGATCGGCCCCGAGGGTGCCGGGCTCAAAATCGCGCTGACCACCCTGAACACGGGCCGGCTGTCGCTGCCCGCCACCTGCGCGGGCAGCGGGAAATGGTGTCTGAAAATCGCCCGCGAGTGGTCCCGGGAACGCGTCCAGTGGGGCAGGCCGGTCGCCGAGCACGAGGCCGTCGGCAGCAAGATCTCCTTCATCGCGGCGACGACTTTCGCCCTGGAGGCGGTCCTGGACCTGTCCTCGCAGATGGCCGACGAGGACCGCAACGACATCCGGATCGAGGCCGCCCTCGCCAAGCTCTACGGCAGTGAGATGGCCTGGCGGATGGCGGACGAACTGGTGCAGATCCGCGGCGGTCGGGGCTACGAGACCGCCGAGTCGCTGGCAGCCCGCGGCGAACGCGGCGTCCCGGCCGAGCAGTTGTTGCGCGATCTGCGGATCAACCGGATCTTCGAGGGCTCGACCGAGATCATGCACCTGCTGATCGCGCGGGAGGCCGTGGACGCGCATCTGTCCGTGGCCGGGGACCTGATCGACCCGGACAAGACACTCGCCGACAAGGGCAGGGCGGCGGTCGGCGCGGGCGCGTTCTACGCGAAATGGCTGCCCGGGCTGGTCGCCGGGCCCGGCCGGATGCCGGGCGCCTACGGCGAGTTCGCCGTCCTGGCGGGGCATCTGCGCTACGTCGAGCGCGCCGCCCGCAAGCTGGCCCGCTGCACCTTCTACGCCATGTCCAGGTGGCAGGGCCGGATGGAGACGAAGCAGGGGTTCCTCGGCCGCGTCGTCGACATCGGCGCCGAACTGTTCGCGATGAGCGCCGCCTGCGTACGGGCCGAGAAGCTGCGGCGCGACGGCACCGACGGGCAGGCCGCGCACCAACTGGCCGACGCGTTCTGCCGACAGTCCCGCCTCCGGGTCGAGGAGCTCTTCGGACGCCTGTGGAACAACACCGACGATCTGGACGGCACGGTCGTCCGCCAGGTCCTGGACGGGGCCTACGCCTGGCTGGAGGAAGGCGTCGTCGACGCGTCCACCGAGGGGCCCTGGATCGCCGACGCCGCGCCCGGGCCCGCGGAGAAGGAGAACGTGCACCGCCGCGTCCCGTGA
- a CDS encoding phosphotriesterase: MTGEETRAAAAPHAASGPPGPGPAVRTVEGDLPGAELGVCDAHDHLFLRSPRLPGQELADPDAAERQLRAFAEHGGRSLVQWTPHGMGRHSGALADLARRTGVRLVAATGLHQAQHYTGELPPDPAALFVQELTRGMRGGVCGEAPRAGLIKVAGDFHGLGRYARWTMAAAAEAHRVTGAPIAVHLELGTGAAEVLDHLCGQHGVPPSGVLLGHLGRCPDRRMQRAAAASGAWLVFDAPSRTHHATDWRLFDSLAELLERGYGDRLLMGGDTVTATARAETGVPYVARTLRPRVADELGAAAARQIFEVNPRRAFAVRWKG, from the coding sequence GTGACCGGCGAGGAGACCAGGGCCGCGGCCGCACCGCACGCCGCGAGCGGCCCGCCCGGGCCCGGTCCGGCGGTCCGCACCGTCGAAGGCGATCTCCCCGGAGCGGAGCTGGGCGTCTGCGACGCCCACGACCACCTCTTCCTGCGCAGCCCGCGGCTGCCGGGGCAGGAGCTGGCCGATCCGGACGCCGCGGAGCGGCAGTTGCGCGCCTTCGCCGAGCACGGTGGCCGCAGCCTCGTGCAGTGGACGCCGCACGGGATGGGCCGTCACTCCGGTGCGCTGGCCGACCTCGCCCGGCGCACCGGAGTGCGGCTCGTCGCCGCGACCGGACTGCATCAGGCCCAGCACTACACCGGGGAGCTGCCGCCCGATCCGGCGGCCCTGTTCGTGCAGGAGTTGACCCGCGGGATGCGCGGCGGGGTGTGCGGCGAAGCGCCGCGCGCCGGTCTGATCAAGGTCGCCGGCGACTTCCACGGGCTCGGCCGGTACGCACGGTGGACAATGGCGGCCGCGGCCGAGGCGCACCGGGTGACGGGGGCGCCGATCGCGGTGCACCTCGAGCTGGGCACCGGCGCAGCCGAGGTGCTGGACCACCTGTGCGGGCAGCACGGGGTGCCGCCCTCCGGCGTGTTGTTGGGCCACTTGGGGCGGTGCCCGGACCGGCGCATGCAGCGGGCGGCCGCCGCCTCCGGTGCCTGGCTGGTCTTCGACGCGCCGTCGCGCACCCATCACGCGACGGACTGGCGCCTCTTCGACAGCCTCGCCGAGCTGCTGGAGCGCGGGTACGGAGACCGGCTGCTGATGGGCGGGGACACCGTCACGGCGACGGCCCGCGCGGAGACGGGGGTGCCGTATGTGGCGCGCACACTGCGTCCCCGTGTCGCCGACGAGTTGGGCGCCGCCGCTGCGCGGCAGATCTTCGAGGTCAACCCTCGGCGTGCTTTCGCCGTCCGTTGGAAGGGCTGA
- a CDS encoding histidine kinase, which produces MRSATVWARVRLGAERVPAGVYDGVIALAITAVSLLLGNDRVPEGWSGLDPPGVALTCAVNLPLAARRRFPSTLCLLVLACWSVYVALDYWPVVNSLGPLLALYTVAALRPMRQAVPCALLLAAVWNLAGTTGAESSWATVLGQSVLYPAVLCGFGHLARNAARRNVELDRLTDQLWSERAGAERRAVAEERVHIARDLHDVVAHHMSVISVQAGLAGYVFDSDPRTARGALGTIADTSGEALAELRRLLAVLRVEDRGRPEDGGRCVGGGDDDRPEFGPAPGLGRLPDLVERVRGAGVPVRFTVTGEPRSPAPGAGQCAYRVVQEALTNVLKHAGTARVDVTLAYGPRQLTVAVVDDGPGSAGAEDGRISLPPAGGSRQPGGHGLIGMRERARIYGGRLYAGPRASGGFEVRLILPA; this is translated from the coding sequence ATGCGGAGTGCGACGGTCTGGGCCCGGGTGCGTCTCGGGGCTGAGCGGGTGCCGGCGGGGGTGTACGACGGGGTGATCGCCCTCGCCATCACGGCGGTCAGCCTGCTGCTGGGCAACGACCGCGTCCCGGAGGGCTGGTCGGGCCTCGATCCGCCGGGCGTCGCGCTGACCTGCGCGGTGAACCTGCCGCTCGCCGCCCGCCGCCGGTTTCCGAGCACGCTGTGCCTGCTGGTCCTGGCCTGCTGGTCGGTGTACGTGGCGCTGGACTACTGGCCGGTCGTCAACTCCCTGGGGCCGCTCCTCGCGCTCTACACCGTCGCGGCCCTGCGCCCGATGCGCCAGGCGGTGCCGTGCGCCCTGCTCCTCGCGGCGGTGTGGAACCTCGCCGGTACGACGGGCGCGGAGAGCTCCTGGGCCACCGTCCTGGGGCAGAGCGTGCTCTACCCCGCTGTCCTGTGCGGATTCGGTCACCTCGCCCGCAACGCGGCCCGGCGCAACGTGGAACTGGACCGGCTGACCGACCAGTTGTGGAGCGAGCGGGCGGGGGCCGAGCGGCGTGCCGTCGCCGAGGAGCGGGTCCACATCGCCCGCGATCTGCACGATGTCGTCGCGCACCATATGTCGGTGATATCCGTGCAGGCGGGCCTGGCGGGCTATGTCTTCGACAGCGATCCGCGCACGGCGCGCGGTGCGCTGGGCACCATAGCCGACACCTCCGGTGAGGCACTGGCCGAACTCCGTCGGCTGCTGGCCGTGTTGCGTGTGGAGGACCGCGGCCGGCCGGAGGACGGTGGTCGGTGCGTCGGCGGGGGAGACGACGACCGGCCGGAGTTCGGCCCGGCCCCCGGCCTCGGCCGGCTGCCGGACCTGGTCGAGCGGGTACGCGGTGCGGGTGTGCCCGTGCGGTTCACCGTCACCGGCGAGCCGCGCTCGCCGGCGCCCGGCGCGGGGCAGTGCGCCTACCGCGTGGTCCAGGAGGCGCTGACGAACGTGCTCAAGCACGCCGGTACCGCCCGCGTCGATGTCACCCTCGCCTACGGGCCCCGGCAGCTCACCGTGGCGGTCGTCGACGACGGCCCGGGGAGCGCGGGCGCGGAGGATGGCCGGATTTCGCTTCCGCCTGCGGGGGGCTCCCGCCAACCGGGCGGGCACGGCTTGATCGGGATGCGCGAGCGCGCCAGGATCTACGGGGGCCGGCTGTACGCCGGGCCACGGGCGAGCGGCGGATTCGAGGTGCGGCTGATCCTCCCCGCCTGA
- a CDS encoding response regulator transcription factor: protein MATRVLVVDDQVLIRAGVAALLRAAPGTEVVGEAQDGDEAVRLTAQQRPDVVLMDIRMPGTSGITATERILAHSTEPRPRILVLTTFDLDEYVYAALRAGASGFLLKDTGPQRLLAAVAAVAEGDTLFAPSVTRRLVEAYAPRAERPAAPAGRLDQLTGRELDVLRLVAGGLSNPGIAQALVISESTVKTHLNRTMAKLGIGSRAQAVVLAYETGLVVPGGGGLREPGDG from the coding sequence GTGGCGACCAGAGTGCTCGTCGTCGACGATCAGGTGCTCATCAGGGCCGGGGTCGCCGCGCTGCTGCGCGCCGCACCGGGCACGGAGGTGGTCGGCGAGGCGCAGGACGGCGACGAGGCGGTCCGGCTCACCGCGCAGCAGCGGCCCGACGTCGTCCTCATGGACATCCGGATGCCCGGCACCAGCGGCATCACCGCGACCGAGCGGATCCTCGCCCATAGCACCGAGCCGCGCCCCCGCATCCTGGTGCTGACCACCTTCGACCTGGACGAATACGTCTACGCGGCGCTGCGCGCGGGAGCCAGCGGCTTCCTGCTCAAGGACACCGGGCCGCAGCGGCTGCTGGCCGCCGTCGCCGCCGTCGCGGAGGGCGACACCCTCTTCGCACCGAGCGTCACCCGGCGGCTCGTCGAGGCATACGCGCCGCGGGCGGAACGGCCGGCCGCGCCCGCCGGGAGACTCGATCAGCTCACCGGGCGGGAGCTGGACGTCCTCCGCCTGGTGGCGGGGGGACTGTCCAACCCCGGGATCGCCCAGGCGCTGGTGATCAGCGAGTCGACCGTCAAGACACACCTCAACCGGACGATGGCCAAGCTGGGCATCGGCTCCCGCGCCCAGGCCGTCGTGCTCGCCTACGAGACCGGGCTGGTCGTCCCGGGCGGTGGCGGGCTGCGGGAGCCGGGCGACGGATAG